ACATTCCGAGTTTCCTCGACTTGGAAACCTTCCTCAACAATCGCCTCGTCAGGATGAACATCATTGAGAACCGGAAATGTTCACAGCCCACGCAAAACTCTACGATCAAAAAAATCGACAAATTATCCACGCCAAAATCCCAAGCAAAAGGGTTCTGGCTTTTACAAGGGCAGCACGTTCCACACCACGACTGGAACCAGCGGTCCCACCTCTTGCATAAACTATAAGGGGAAACACATTTTGCGGTTGATTTcctgattttttgtccaaggcCCACAAACGTATAATTGACCATACAAAGGCATGTCTAAATTTCCATAGCATCAATCGCAATTGCTTCAGCATCAATCGCATCAATCAGCATCAATCTAAATTGCCTCAGCATCCTTTTATCGCAGTGTGGCAGCAACAAGAACTGTTTACAATGCGGTCATCGTCACCATACCCTACATCAATTCCCCACGACGTATACCATCTCATCATCGATTCCTCAGAACGGAACAAAAAATAGATAGCTCCGAACTGCTCAACCTTCCGATTCCACTACAGTGCTGATCGCCAGCACTGCCGCGCAGTCAACTCGATCCATTTTGGCCACAGCCATAATCCATAATCGATCATGGCTCTGAAGGCACGTTAATTACAGAACGTGCCACTCAGTTACTGGGACTTCCACGTCGCCTAGTCACAGCACAGATCACCGGCTCATGTAGTCATAAGCTCATGTACGGACCCTCAATTTCACCATCTGGTGCGACCAGCGTATGTCCTCAGCTCGATAACCTCTCATTTACCAAGAAGCAATGTCTACGTGGACACTTGTCAGCATCTTCAGGGATTACACTTGGTGGATCCCACCTATACTAGACCAGGCCGCATCGACGCGTTATTTGGAGTAGATCTAATACCATATTTGTTGTTGGCAGATTTACGGAAAGGAGCTTCAAATCAACCTTTTGCTCAACTCACTCAATTAGGTTGGATCGTGTTTGGGCATAGCAATGAAACAAGGGCAAATGTGGTAACCATTCGATGACATCAGACTAATCCGGATGTACTGGTAAAGAGTTTCTTCGATCTCGATCGAATCAGCTCTGAGAGGACGTTAACAGCAGAATAACAATGGTGTGAAGATCATTTCCAGCGTACCAGACAACCCAATGGAAAATACCTGGtccggcttccgttaaaaacTGAATTTGACAAGGAACAAGTCATCTCACCAAAGATCTTACCAAGGGAAAATCTCACCAAATCGCACTCAATAGATTCCACCTCTTAGAACGTCGGCTATACTGAAACGACACACTTAAACAACAATATCAAGAAATCAAGGAATATTCAAGAAATCAAGGAATATTTTGACCTTAAGAAACTCTCCAAAGTCACTACCGCAGAAGCTCGACATCAAATGATCACTCCATGAGGTCAACAGTATTTCTCACCATGTACTCTCCCACACCACGCCGTGGTAAAGGAGGACAGTACAACGACCAAAGTTCGGGTGGTGTACGACGCAACATATACCACTTCGAACGGAAAATCCCTTAACGACATCCCTTAATCCCTTAATTGGCCCACCGCTACAAATCATCCACAGATCTTAACTGGAATTTCTGACCACCACATGGCTCAAAAGAGAAATGTAAAAGTAAATTTCCAGGAGACTATTAAATCTCTGGGACTTTATAAGGATTTCTATAGCTTCAAGGTTCGATTTGCCCTTCCTGCCCCTCCTTTACTAAACGTTCCTATCTTTCGCTCGCCTTTATGATCCCTTAGGTTTTATAGTACCTGCCACTACTGCTGCTAAGTGTACACTAAAGGACATCTGGCAGTGGCGACCCGAGACATCCGACAAAAACCAATCCGCTCTCGATTGGGACGGCCCGTTACTCTCTTCAAGCCCGATGTGAAGAATTCCGACATCATTTACCAAACATTGAAAAGTTGAAAATACCTCGATGGCTTGGTCACCAGACCGGTGAACTACAGTCACACCACCTACACGTCTTTTGTGACGGCTCCTCGCAAGCATACGTAGCCTGTGTTTATCTCCGAATACAATATCAATCCGGTAGAGTGAGCACGGCCCTATTAGCAGCACGGAGTCGAGTCACGCCCACGAAGCCACTAACAATTCCTCGAATCGAACTCTCTGGTGCAGTGTTGGCTGCCCAACTAACTAAATGGGTACTAACGCAGTTTTTATCCACCGGAATTCCCATgttctttaatttttggaGTGATGCATCAATCGTTTTATATTGGATTAGAGGAAATCCGACCCGTTGGAAGATTTTGGAACTTAGTACGACAGCCCAATGGCAGCACGTACCTTCGGGAGAAAACCCAGCCTATTGCGCTTCAAGGGGTCTTACCCCTCACCAGCTAGCCAGGCATGACATCTGGTGGTTCGGTCCCGATTGGTTATGGCAGGACGAGAATCGGTGGCCGAAAATCACGTACTCTCATCCCTCTGACCAACATCACGAAGAAAGAAGACAGCCAACCAACATCATAGCACATGTTTGTTCAGTTGGCGATTCAATCATCACCTCTTTTTTATCATATAACAAATTATTATTCGTTATGGCTTACGTTCAATGGTTTCTGCATAACTTACGCCAACCACAAGAACTTCGTCATGGGGGCGCGATGCGAGTACCAGAATTACGAGAAGATCTGAATCAAGTCGTAAGGATGGTGCAGAAAGAAGCCTTTTCTCCAGATATCAGCCGAGTCCTGGCTAGAAAATCTCTATCCAGTCACATTGCGCTCAGCGCTCTTTGCCTGTGTTTAAACGACTTTGGGATTCTACGACTCAAAGGACGACTAAACAACGCTCAAAAACTGTCCCAAGCACAGAAAAATCCACAGAATTAGTTCTTCACAGAATTTACTGACCTCGTGATCAAAAATGCGAACACTCTTCTCGAAGGCACCGAGATCACCTTAGCAACCATTCGGCACACATTCTGGACAGTCAATGAAAAACAAGCAGTAAAAAGAATTCTACGAAAATGTGTCCAACGGTTCAAACATCCAAAAGCCTGCCTCACACTTAATGGGGGATCTGCCACTACATCGAGTCCACCCACCTGGTCGAGCCTTTGAAGGCACTGGCGTCGACTACACGGGCGCCTTTTACTTGAAAGCATCCAGATTTCGTGGGCATCACACATACGAGGCATATATCGCAGTGTTCATATGTTTAGCAACCACGGCGATACATCTAGAAGCAATATATCTAGAAGTCATATATTTCTCCGATACCAATGAGAGTTTTTTAATGATGGTATGCTTCGGTCCTAGTTTAATTTGGCCAACGAACAATAGTACGAAAATTGACTCAGATCCAATTAACGTGTCTATCTCCTGAGGCAAAAATATGAATCTGCTACTAGTAAGCTGTTTGGTAGTTTGCAATCTTTCACTTTCCCTGGCTGGTCTGGGTAATAGCTTAAAATTGTTGTTTAAAAGGAACGACTGCCATTTATATTTGACTTTACAATAgtgtgtatgtttttttttttgagaggTTTACCAATTTCAAGTAATTATCTTTTAGAAAAGTTCTTCAAATTTGGATGGAATTTGCAGGGCGGAACATCTGGAATTTTTTCTCAACGACAAAACCTTATGGACCGTTCGTTCAATAGATGTGGTATGGTGGATGTTGTTCAGTGAGAATAGGCTTTTAAGAAAATTGATGAAAAATATATGTGACCCAAATTTCAGACCTAACGGATATGTACACAAAGTTTCACACTTTTAACCGAATAGGAATATCCTATGCAATGTTATAAAAAGGACtttaatatgaatatatagaaGATAATTAACCTCCTCATCAAAGCCGATTAGGgtccaaaaacacaaaacaagcTTCACAACCAATTTTGGCTCTACTATTTAGGCGTTTGatcttataaaaataacaaaaacatttaaaaacaaacatcttaaaaacaacaaaattttttatataaacctTAAGCTGGCTCAGAAAGTTttagagtttttaaaatttaatcaagTTAAAAGGCACAGCAACAAGGAATCCCTGACGGAAGCCCTCTCAGTTCAGTTCTAAGCCATAACCCTAAGCCATAAGTTCTAAGCTAATAACAAAAGACCGTTATGAATACACAGTGCTATTAAAAAACCAGACCATGTCGATCATTCCCCAAACCTCCATGGTTTaaccaattaattaacaattttttgtttaaatatgtgCTTTTTCTTCAATAAGACAACAAATTCGTGTTCAACGGTTCTGTAAAGCTCTGGTTCTGTAAAAAAAAGCACCTTTTAAATAACAAGACGCTTAGAATGCTTTTCACTAGTaatcggcaccccaatacttTGATATGATTTGAACTCATTAGTGTTACCCTTCAGTACCAAAATTCCTTACCCCGACGTTTCCTGGCGACATtgtcgaaaaacaaaaacaaattgcatgggCTTCGTTTACTCAAGTCCGAAACGAAAGGGGAAACGAAACTTCTACCTGCTTTTGGTTTTCGACGATGATTCTCGAAGCTTCTACGTCACATTTTCGATGCAGCGGCACGCGACAGAGAAACAATTAGAGAGATGTAGATGGAGGgaagggagagaaaaaaaatctgtgccgaaaaccaaatgaatggaagcgacgtcagaataccctttttaaaatatgttgaaatatttttatatatttaagattatatttaatacatttttcttttctaatcatatggtatattgaaatgtattaataatttgctttaggcaaagccaataTGTTCATGTTTGATTATTAGCCTTGTACGATTCTAATTACAAGGCATTGCGTTGGTCGACTATACCATGGCACGCGCCAGAATTATCGGTTGTCAATTTTCGGTTTCGTCTTGCCTCTCCCCTTCTCTTTGCATTTGCTGTTCAATTTGCATCGGAATTACACGCGTTTGTTGcgtttaaagttaaatttttcaaaaaacatttACATAAGTGACCTAGTGATACTAACTAATTCTGGTGAGTAGTGCATAtaattaacttatttattaaataccgAGCGGCCGttcaatatatgtatgtacatatgtacatatatttattaaacggcaTTAGCCGCTCTAATCCATAGCGCGAAATCATGAATTGAGtgatatttttgagcgaaaaaaaataaaaatcaaaaataataagaagaTTCACCTTCCATTGTccgttgacaaaaaaaaaaaagaaagcgtatttcattaaaataaaacaaataaacttataaaatgtacaaaaaaattatgtattctttttattttctagatCAAAGATGGagcctcaaaataaaattttaaagatggCGTTTAATGTCGATGGtaagtaaattaaataaaatctaatttttttattaatttattttctcagACGATGACCTAATTGCGGAGACGCAAATGAGGGAGGTGGAGATAGTGAGCGAGGTGAGCGACTCAAAAATTGATCGCCTAGAGCGAAAAATAGATGAGCAGGCGCGGAAACTGGATGAGCAGGCTAGGGAAATCGCCGCTTGCACCAACCAGCTGGCAAAGTTGACAGCATTGCTGGAGGTCTTTGTTAAGGGAAAGGCCTCCAGCAATGCTGTCAACATGGAATTCCCGATTGCCACCGACGAGGCATTGGCAGCGTTAGAATTCGCCTTAGGCCGCGGCATGAAGGAAAAATGTGtaagtataatatttataaattaaatataaaaaaattttaatacctatTAATTTTTGCAGACCACCGCAGTGACGAACTTATTAAAGCGCGGAGCCCTTACAAAgtcattaaaatatattttcgtgGAGGACCTAATCGTCAATTACAATATTGACGGAGCAAGTGGTAAGAGGAGATTAAAGtcgtttccaaatttttatggatttttgattggtatgtattttaattacaaataatgTAAGAGATATctaatttctatttattttatttacagataGTATATCTATGGTGGATCCGGGGAAACCGCCGGAGAAATTGTTGGGGCACGCTTTGACGgccatcaaaaataataataataaaaaaaaaattaaaataagtaaatgaataaaataagtAGTATAAATCTttagaataaataataataaattataacaaTGTATTATAACAATATAGATTATAACAATTCATAATTtcttatattaataaaatttcaaataaaaaaaataattttggttGTAAAGGTTGGATGAAATCCTTATGAATCCCGTGAGATTCCTCACGgtatacctcagggattccttggggtatttcctcaacgattcctcagagtatacctcagggattccctggggtatttcctcaacgattcctcagagtatacctcagggattccctggggtatttAGTTCCAAATGCTCTTCGAATAACTGCAGGAATCGTGCAGTATTCCTTGAGTTGTTCGAATTCCTCGATGTGAGGAACTCTTCTATGGAAATTCCTTGATGGTTTGTATGAAACATACCTAGAGGATTCCTCGGGTGGCAATACTAGTACCTAGACGATTCCTTCAGTAATCCTTGAGGTATGGTACTGAAGGGTAGTAACGagtagcagaaagtaggctgtgagcatgacgtttcacacatttatactgtgtgtgtgtgtttggcagagctcgggcagaaaAATTTCCTATGACCGCGGGATAGGGCCGGTCCGACCACTGGCTTAGACGCAACTTGCTCCGCAACTATAATGCTCTTCTTTATAGTTTTATTGTACAGCAGAGTTTTTTATGTTAACagagattaaaaaaaagtctggAAAGCAGCCAGCAGATGAATACATACGATAGATGCATACAATCTAGATATATTGGATTGGATCCTTAAACTAGAAAGTGTGAACATAGCCATTTTAGGGTGGCAGTTCAGATCCCAAAATTGTAACGGTTTACCCGAGAAGCTACACCCAGGCAGTATGCAACACTTGATTTTGGAGctgaacagaggtcttattgtaaagaattttccattttctccATTTGTTTCCGACTTTCGGAAATACtcaaatgttgcagttgcaattaCATTTTTACATTCAGCGTTGCTTGATGTTTGGAGCGACAACAACCGCCAACAAGCTGCTGTGCAGCAGTTTGTTTTGCAAAATATTGAAGAGGCTGAATTAAGTGATGT
This region of Drosophila bipectinata strain 14024-0381.07 chromosome 2L, DbipHiC1v2, whole genome shotgun sequence genomic DNA includes:
- the LOC138925723 gene encoding uncharacterized protein, with the translated sequence MEPQNKILKMAFNVDDDDLIAETQMREVEIVSEVSDSKIDRLERKIDEQARKLDEQAREIAACTNQLAKLTALLEVFVKGKASSNAVNMEFPIATDEALAALEFALGRGMKEKCTTAVTNLLKRGALTKSLKYIFVEDLIVNYNIDGASGKRRLKSFPNFYGFLIDSISMVDPGKPPEKLLGHALTAIKNNNNKKKIKIKGKCTPHDKDKPEMQE